The following proteins are co-located in the Labrys monachus genome:
- a CDS encoding NAD(P)H-binding protein: protein MILGANGRAGRVIARALSTREHAVILVGRDEDALSTLASTLQCKSRTVVAGDLKAIIAAIADHRPAVVVNTIGPFGETALPIIDGCPAGTHYLDLANEMQVFESMMVAEPRIKERRQCVVTGAGWGVLATESIVLKLCADQPPAKRVRIDNLASVKADGTLGDTVAATIVDNLSYGGRCYQDGRLKRVRMGYQPDRFAVPDGTNAVTGGASTADLEAARRASGASDIVAGAELAPTSPVIAALAGFIGALSRFGFIRRQLQRSFAKMPNTPPKRNTSWARAVVEWPGDRRRVGWLRAGDAYDFLAKASAETATRLADQKGKPGVYTPGGLFGAELAELAGAMFILEDAGSA from the coding sequence ATGATCTTGGGAGCGAATGGACGGGCTGGTCGCGTCATCGCTCGCGCGCTTTCAACGAGAGAACACGCCGTGATTTTGGTGGGGCGGGACGAAGATGCCCTGTCGACGCTTGCCTCGACATTACAATGCAAATCTCGGACCGTCGTCGCGGGCGACCTCAAAGCCATCATTGCTGCTATTGCCGATCATCGTCCCGCCGTTGTGGTCAATACGATCGGGCCGTTCGGCGAGACGGCGCTGCCTATCATCGATGGCTGCCCAGCCGGAACCCATTATCTAGACCTTGCCAATGAAATGCAGGTCTTTGAGTCCATGATGGTCGCTGAGCCGCGCATCAAGGAGCGGCGGCAATGCGTCGTCACGGGCGCAGGCTGGGGGGTCCTCGCCACCGAAAGTATTGTCTTGAAGCTTTGCGCCGATCAGCCACCTGCAAAGCGCGTTCGGATCGACAACCTGGCGTCCGTTAAGGCGGATGGTACGCTCGGCGACACTGTTGCCGCCACTATCGTCGACAACCTCTCTTATGGCGGCCGCTGCTATCAGGACGGTCGGCTGAAGCGCGTGCGGATGGGATATCAGCCGGATCGATTCGCCGTTCCAGACGGGACCAACGCAGTCACAGGCGGGGCGTCCACAGCCGATCTGGAAGCCGCGCGTCGAGCCAGTGGCGCTTCGGACATCGTGGCGGGGGCAGAGCTGGCGCCGACGTCCCCCGTCATAGCTGCCTTGGCGGGCTTTATCGGTGCATTGTCCCGTTTCGGCTTCATCCGACGGCAACTTCAGCGAAGCTTCGCGAAAATGCCGAACACGCCGCCCAAGCGAAATACCTCGTGGGCGAGAGCCGTGGTGGAATGGCCTGGCGACAGGCGACGGGTCGGCTGGCTACGGGCTGGTGATGCTTACGATTTTCTCGCCAAGGCTTCCGCTGAAACAGCCACTCGCCTTGCTGATCAAAAGGGCAAGCCCGGCGTCTATACACCAGGAGGCCTGTTCGGCGCAGAACTCGCTGAACTCGCTGGTGCCATGTTCATTCTTGAAGACGCCGGCTCAGCGTGA
- a CDS encoding SDR family oxidoreductase yields MRSAVITGGSRGIGRASARALANKGYAVVINYAGSAEDAEHAVREIEEAGGAATAVRANVASSSEVEGLFREAIQAYGGIDVVVASAGVMSPSPLANATDEDFDNHFDVNVRGTFNAFREAARHVRDGGRLIGFSSTTLALNAPGYGVYNATKGAVEGMVRVIAKELGPRGVTVNAVAPGPVETDLFLRGKSQADIERLAGLAPLKRLGQPEDIAHLVAFLASPEAAWINGQIIRANGGIA; encoded by the coding sequence ATGAGAAGCGCGGTTATCACAGGCGGATCGAGAGGCATTGGGCGAGCGAGTGCAAGGGCGCTGGCAAACAAGGGCTACGCGGTCGTCATCAACTATGCTGGCTCCGCAGAAGACGCCGAGCACGCGGTCAGGGAGATCGAGGAGGCTGGCGGAGCAGCGACTGCTGTGCGCGCAAATGTGGCCTCGAGCAGTGAAGTCGAAGGCCTCTTTCGAGAAGCTATACAAGCCTATGGCGGCATCGATGTTGTCGTGGCAAGCGCAGGCGTGATGTCCCCGTCACCGCTCGCCAATGCGACCGACGAGGATTTCGACAACCACTTCGACGTCAACGTCCGCGGCACGTTCAACGCCTTTCGCGAGGCCGCGCGGCACGTGCGCGATGGCGGCCGCCTGATTGGATTCTCCAGCACGACGCTCGCGCTCAACGCTCCCGGTTACGGAGTCTACAACGCCACCAAAGGCGCGGTGGAAGGCATGGTCCGCGTCATCGCCAAGGAACTTGGCCCGCGAGGCGTGACAGTCAACGCCGTTGCCCCCGGACCGGTCGAGACAGATTTGTTCCTGCGCGGGAAATCTCAGGCCGACATCGAGCGGTTGGCGGGCTTGGCGCCGTTGAAGCGGCTGGGGCAGCCCGAAGACATCGCGCACTTGGTGGCTTTCCTCGCCTCTCCGGAGGCGGCCTGGATCAATGGGCAGATCATTCGCGCCAACGGGGGGATCGCGTGA
- a CDS encoding SDR family NAD(P)-dependent oxidoreductase encodes MPKVFQGRVVLVAGLASGLGEVIATRFAEDGAKLILSDPTADVAAMARKIQGDHPTCQAIGVVADFTDCPSCERLVATTMEKFGPIDVLIIATVTLHMGSVVSTEPDDWDRVMAFNAKGPFLLCKTVVPKLTRPGGAIGVIGSFTAQMGFANAALYSASKAAEMSLVRTLAVELAQEGIRVNTVAPGYLWSNVDQQSLEAAAQKTGRTLEEVRAARDSTIPMRRQADAREIAEAMHFIVSPAASYITGACLDVNGGLLVR; translated from the coding sequence ATGCCGAAGGTTTTTCAAGGTAGGGTCGTACTTGTGGCAGGCTTGGCCAGCGGGCTCGGCGAGGTCATCGCGACGCGCTTTGCCGAGGACGGTGCAAAGCTGATTCTGAGCGATCCCACGGCCGACGTCGCGGCAATGGCCCGCAAGATCCAGGGGGACCACCCGACCTGCCAGGCGATTGGGGTCGTCGCCGACTTCACTGACTGTCCATCATGCGAGCGCTTGGTCGCCACTACGATGGAAAAGTTCGGCCCAATCGACGTGCTCATAATCGCAACCGTGACTCTGCACATGGGGTCGGTGGTTTCGACTGAGCCCGACGATTGGGATCGCGTAATGGCGTTTAATGCCAAGGGGCCGTTCTTGCTCTGCAAGACGGTCGTTCCGAAGCTAACGCGACCAGGCGGGGCGATCGGCGTGATCGGCTCCTTCACCGCGCAGATGGGTTTTGCAAATGCCGCTCTGTATAGCGCCTCGAAGGCTGCGGAGATGTCGCTGGTGCGCACGCTGGCCGTGGAACTTGCACAAGAGGGAATTCGCGTCAACACGGTTGCCCCTGGCTATCTCTGGTCGAATGTGGATCAACAAAGCCTGGAAGCCGCAGCGCAGAAGACCGGGAGAACGCTCGAGGAGGTTCGCGCCGCCCGCGATTCGACGATCCCCATGCGCCGCCAGGCGGACGCCCGGGAAATCGCGGAGGCCATGCACTTTATCGTCTCACCCGCGGCGTCTTACATCACTGGCGCCTGCCTTGACGTGAATGGCGGCTTGCTCGTTCGTTGA
- a CDS encoding zinc-binding alcohol dehydrogenase family protein, giving the protein MAESGATRKNRAAWLPGKFQRLKVSQAPYTPPREHEVVVRNHAVAINPVDWFKQALGDFMFQWLKYPCVLGSDLAGVVVEIGPKVERFRVGDRVLGHAVGMDPQRNRAAEGAFQIFTVLMENLATPIPDDMPYEAATVLPLTLSTAACALFQKDYLGLPPPSVTTTPRNEAVLIWGGSTSVGGNAIQLAAAAGYEVVTTASPRNFDYVRGLGAAHVFDYRDPSAPRDIVALLSGKQFAGAVAIGDGSLSKCIDIAGRCVGRKFVAQISSPVSFDKLQERPGALHMLLRFLPAMLFENIRLAFKKRHRGVKSKFVFGSSLHGNEVSKLIYKDYLPMALMAKRHLVAPPPVIVGHGLEAIQDGLDLLRSGVTTQKVVVSL; this is encoded by the coding sequence ATGGCGGAAAGTGGAGCGACGCGCAAGAATCGCGCCGCATGGTTGCCGGGTAAGTTCCAGCGCCTGAAGGTTTCCCAAGCACCCTACACGCCGCCCAGGGAACATGAGGTCGTAGTCCGCAATCATGCCGTCGCGATCAATCCCGTCGACTGGTTTAAGCAGGCCCTTGGCGACTTCATGTTCCAGTGGCTGAAATATCCCTGCGTGCTCGGGTCCGATCTGGCAGGCGTGGTCGTCGAGATCGGCCCCAAAGTGGAACGCTTTCGCGTGGGGGACCGTGTTCTCGGGCATGCTGTCGGGATGGATCCCCAGCGAAACAGAGCGGCGGAGGGCGCGTTCCAGATCTTCACAGTGTTGATGGAGAATTTGGCCACACCGATACCGGACGACATGCCCTATGAGGCAGCTACGGTGCTGCCACTGACTCTTTCGACAGCCGCCTGCGCCTTATTTCAAAAGGACTATCTGGGGCTACCGCCGCCGTCAGTCACGACAACACCGCGGAACGAGGCGGTCCTGATTTGGGGCGGTTCTACGAGCGTCGGCGGGAATGCGATCCAGTTAGCAGCGGCCGCCGGTTACGAGGTGGTCACCACGGCGTCTCCCCGAAATTTCGACTATGTTCGCGGGTTGGGCGCTGCTCACGTCTTCGACTATCGCGACCCGTCGGCGCCGCGCGACATCGTCGCTCTGCTGTCAGGAAAGCAGTTCGCCGGCGCCGTTGCGATCGGAGATGGCTCCTTATCGAAGTGCATCGACATCGCCGGCCGGTGCGTCGGTCGTAAGTTCGTCGCGCAGATCAGTTCGCCTGTGTCGTTTGACAAACTGCAAGAGCGGCCGGGAGCACTTCACATGCTCTTGCGCTTTCTTCCTGCCATGCTTTTCGAAAATATCAGATTGGCGTTCAAAAAGCGGCATCGCGGGGTAAAATCCAAGTTTGTCTTTGGCAGTTCCTTACACGGCAACGAAGTCAGCAAACTGATCTATAAAGATTATCTGCCAATGGCTCTGATGGCGAAGAGACACCTCGTCGCTCCACCTCCCGTGATTGTCGGGCATGGTTTGGAGGCAATCCAAGATGGATTAGACCTCCTTCGTAGCGGTGTGACGACACAGAAGGTTGTCGTCTCGTTGTGA
- a CDS encoding ester cyclase: MEKLTIAAGALAALTSSGPHVTNSPPLNPNHVVQLVQPLYEALTASSSEEVRSRLEAATSPDWQNCGDNQVCETREATIARWSARISRVPDFRFEIREVLVSGNRIIVRSEASGAPTETFMGVDAQGRSFRIMTLDVHEIDGAKVVRTYHVEDWGRALRQLRGETP; the protein is encoded by the coding sequence GTGGAAAAGCTAACCATCGCCGCGGGAGCATTGGCCGCTCTCACCTCTTCCGGTCCACACGTAACGAACTCACCTCCGCTCAACCCCAACCATGTCGTCCAACTCGTGCAGCCGCTTTACGAGGCATTGACGGCGTCCAGTTCGGAAGAAGTTCGTTCGCGTCTGGAGGCAGCGACCTCGCCTGATTGGCAGAATTGCGGCGACAACCAAGTCTGCGAAACGCGTGAGGCGACGATCGCGCGCTGGAGCGCCCGCATTTCGCGCGTCCCCGACTTCCGCTTCGAAATTCGAGAAGTTCTCGTGTCTGGCAACAGGATCATCGTGCGTAGCGAAGCCAGCGGCGCCCCGACCGAGACGTTCATGGGCGTTGACGCCCAGGGGCGATCATTCCGGATCATGACGCTCGACGTCCACGAGATCGATGGGGCGAAGGTTGTCCGCACCTACCACGTAGAAGACTGGGGTCGGGCTTTACGTCAATTGCGCGGCGAAACCCCGTGA
- a CDS encoding TetR/AcrR family transcriptional regulator → MAEEEENLRADARANRDRILNVARDALSADPSASLNSIAKTAGVGAGTLYRHFPTREALVLGVYRNEIDALVALAPALLAQHRPLKAFRMWCDRLAKFGSVKHGVADLLRAARSEKDFQETYWPMLDAVRQLIGACETSGEIRPGADAEDFLMLLGFLWQIPPTPEGEARVARLLALVFTGLGAESPPS, encoded by the coding sequence ATGGCTGAGGAAGAAGAGAACCTGCGCGCCGATGCGCGGGCCAACCGCGACCGCATTCTGAATGTCGCGCGAGATGCACTCTCTGCCGACCCCAGCGCATCTCTGAATTCCATCGCCAAGACCGCGGGTGTGGGCGCTGGAACGCTCTACCGCCACTTCCCAACCCGCGAAGCCTTGGTGCTCGGCGTGTATCGCAATGAGATCGACGCGCTGGTCGCACTCGCGCCGGCTCTCCTGGCTCAGCATCGGCCGCTAAAAGCCTTCCGCATGTGGTGCGACCGCCTAGCAAAATTCGGCAGCGTGAAGCATGGGGTTGCAGATCTGCTTCGTGCTGCCCGATCAGAGAAAGACTTTCAGGAAACTTACTGGCCGATGCTCGACGCCGTCCGTCAGCTTATCGGGGCATGCGAAACGTCAGGGGAAATCCGACCCGGCGCCGACGCCGAGGATTTCTTGATGCTGTTGGGGTTCTTATGGCAAATCCCGCCAACGCCAGAAGGAGAAGCGAGGGTGGCACGACTGCTGGCGCTGGTCTTCACCGGCTTGGGCGCCGAGAGCCCTCCTTCATAA
- a CDS encoding aldo/keto reductase: MQYIKLGSTGLDVSPICIGCMGFGDPSRGHPTWALGTEASKPIIRHAIEAGINFFDTANLYSQGTSEETLGTALKEFANRDSVVIASKVAAPLRTGPNGRGLSRKAIMAEIDHSLRRLGTDYIDLYQIHRRDPTTPWEETLEALHDLVKIGKVRYLGASSMMAWEFSKALHLQKANGWARFVSMQDNYSLVAREEEREMLPLCADEGIQTVVYSPLARGRLARPWGESTARSEAEPYAAKLTEATATSDQEIVEALGAVATERGVSRAQIALAWLHRHPVVAAPIVGALKTSHIDEAIAALSIRLTDEEANRLEAPYTPRGDIQGISDPVVLARMAAAVGVKTAAA; encoded by the coding sequence ATGCAATACATTAAGCTCGGCTCTACTGGTCTCGACGTCTCGCCGATCTGCATAGGATGCATGGGCTTTGGTGACCCGTCCCGCGGCCATCCGACCTGGGCTCTTGGCACGGAAGCCAGCAAGCCGATCATTCGCCACGCCATCGAAGCAGGGATCAACTTCTTCGACACGGCGAATCTCTATTCGCAGGGCACTAGCGAGGAAACGCTCGGCACCGCGCTCAAGGAGTTCGCCAATCGCGACAGTGTCGTTATCGCCTCGAAGGTCGCAGCGCCTTTGCGGACCGGACCGAACGGGCGCGGTTTGTCGCGCAAGGCAATCATGGCCGAAATCGACCACAGCCTGAGGCGGCTGGGCACCGATTATATCGATCTCTACCAGATTCATCGTCGCGACCCGACCACGCCTTGGGAAGAAACGCTGGAGGCGCTCCACGATCTCGTGAAGATCGGCAAAGTCCGCTACCTCGGAGCCTCCTCGATGATGGCCTGGGAGTTCAGCAAGGCACTGCATCTGCAAAAGGCCAACGGCTGGGCGCGTTTTGTGTCGATGCAGGATAACTACAGCCTCGTCGCCCGCGAGGAAGAGCGCGAGATGCTACCGCTTTGCGCTGACGAAGGGATCCAGACGGTGGTCTACAGTCCGCTAGCTCGCGGTCGCCTGGCCCGGCCATGGGGCGAGTCGACCGCACGTTCGGAAGCCGAGCCTTACGCGGCAAAGCTCACCGAGGCGACCGCCACAAGCGATCAGGAAATTGTCGAGGCGCTCGGTGCTGTCGCGACCGAGCGCGGGGTCAGCCGGGCGCAGATTGCGCTCGCATGGTTACATCGCCATCCAGTCGTTGCCGCGCCGATTGTCGGGGCGCTCAAGACAAGTCACATCGATGAAGCGATCGCCGCCCTGTCGATCAGGTTGACAGACGAGGAGGCCAACCGCCTCGAGGCTCCATATACGCCACGTGGCGACATCCAGGGGATATCCGATCCCGTTGTGCTGGCCCGTATGGCAGCAGCAGTCGGTGTGAAAACAGCCGCTGCTTGA
- a CDS encoding SDR family NAD(P)-dependent oxidoreductase — protein sequence MDKHVILVTGAGSGIGNAIATALARAGHIVYASLRLARPDGQKRAAAIRDLAAAEKLDLRVIDLDVLSEASCRAAVDQVLVEQNRIDVVVNNAGMLMTGVTEAFDPDQLQHIFDTNATSWLRVNRAVLPVMRRQGRGTLAYVSSTTAHIPEPFLGPYVAAKAAGEALAEVMGMEVRSFGIDTVIMVPGAFTSGTEHFAHANTPALPAVVAQYGAFPARAETLGNRLVAIDAAHDGSLDVSAVGEALRDALAKPSGERPFRIFVDAQRKGVEDILSVQDARQADLLRQFGLSDLAPPAW from the coding sequence GTGGACAAGCACGTCATTCTTGTTACCGGTGCTGGCTCTGGCATCGGCAACGCCATTGCCACCGCGCTCGCTCGCGCGGGACATATCGTCTACGCGAGTCTGAGGCTTGCGCGACCGGACGGACAAAAACGCGCAGCCGCCATTCGAGACTTGGCGGCGGCCGAAAAGCTGGACCTGCGCGTCATCGATCTCGACGTGTTGTCCGAGGCGAGCTGCCGGGCCGCGGTCGACCAGGTGCTCGTCGAACAGAACCGCATCGACGTGGTCGTCAACAATGCCGGCATGCTGATGACGGGCGTCACCGAAGCCTTCGATCCGGATCAACTCCAGCACATCTTCGATACCAACGCGACGTCATGGCTGCGCGTCAATCGCGCGGTGCTGCCAGTGATGCGGCGGCAGGGTCGCGGCACGCTCGCCTACGTGAGCAGCACGACCGCTCATATCCCCGAACCCTTCCTGGGCCCCTACGTCGCCGCGAAGGCGGCGGGCGAAGCCCTGGCCGAGGTTATGGGCATGGAGGTGCGTTCCTTTGGAATCGACACCGTCATTATGGTGCCTGGCGCTTTCACGAGTGGCACCGAACATTTCGCGCACGCCAACACGCCCGCTCTGCCCGCCGTTGTTGCCCAATACGGGGCATTCCCGGCGCGTGCTGAAACGCTCGGTAACCGTCTGGTAGCGATCGACGCGGCGCACGATGGCTCGCTCGACGTGTCCGCAGTCGGCGAAGCTCTTCGCGATGCGTTAGCCAAGCCATCCGGTGAAAGGCCCTTTCGCATCTTCGTCGATGCCCAGCGCAAAGGTGTTGAGGACATCCTTTCGGTCCAGGACGCCCGTCAGGCCGACCTCCTGCGGCAGTTCGGCCTTTCCGATCTCGCGCCTCCGGCGTGGTGA
- a CDS encoding TrbC/VirB2 family protein: MIQHALRIRRHIATAVSVSFLTLALAPAAHASGSSMPWEAPLQSILESIEGPVAKIIAVMIIIITGLTLAFGDTSGGARRLIQIVFGLSIAFAASSFFLSFFSFGGGALV; the protein is encoded by the coding sequence ATGATCCAGCATGCTTTGCGCATCCGCCGCCACATCGCCACGGCGGTGTCCGTCAGTTTTCTCACGCTGGCGCTCGCGCCGGCCGCCCACGCCTCCGGCTCGTCGATGCCCTGGGAGGCACCGCTGCAATCGATCCTCGAATCGATCGAGGGGCCGGTCGCCAAGATCATCGCGGTGATGATCATCATCATCACCGGCCTGACGCTCGCCTTCGGCGACACGTCGGGCGGCGCGCGTCGTCTGATCCAGATCGTCTTCGGCCTGTCGATCGCCTTCGCCGCGTCGAGCTTCTTCCTGTCGTTCTTCTCGTTCGGCGGCGGAGCGCTCGTCTGA
- a CDS encoding aldo/keto reductase, producing MQYRTLGRTGIKVSPYCLGAMMFGGIANADHDDCIRIIHKALDFGINFVDTADRYSSGESEEIVGKALKGRRDNIVLATKVHGPMGEDPNQQGGSRRWITRAVEDSLRRLQTDHIDLYQIHRPSPDTDIEETLSVLTDLMRAGKVRAIGSSTFPASEIIEAQWVAERRGLARFRTEQPPYSILNRSIEREVLPICERYGMGALVWSPLAKGMLTGRYRKGQPLPESLRVKVFREQMADERNLDAVERLIPIAEAAGLSLTHMAMAFVMAHPGVTSAILGPRTEQQLDDLLAGAEVVLSDEILNQIDDVVAPGTDAGPMGAVYSPPAVTLTSLRRRPLAERRAA from the coding sequence ATGCAATACCGCACGCTGGGAAGAACCGGCATCAAGGTCAGCCCCTACTGCCTGGGTGCGATGATGTTCGGCGGCATCGCCAATGCCGATCACGACGATTGCATCCGTATCATTCACAAGGCCTTGGATTTTGGGATCAACTTCGTCGACACCGCTGATCGATACAGCAGCGGCGAGTCGGAGGAGATTGTCGGCAAGGCGCTGAAAGGGCGACGCGACAACATCGTCCTGGCGACAAAGGTGCATGGGCCGATGGGTGAGGATCCAAACCAGCAAGGGGGCTCTCGACGCTGGATCACCCGGGCCGTCGAGGATTCGCTCCGCCGTCTGCAGACCGACCACATCGATCTCTACCAGATCCACCGGCCGTCGCCGGATACGGACATCGAGGAGACGCTGTCGGTGCTCACCGATCTGATGCGGGCGGGCAAGGTGCGCGCGATCGGCTCATCGACCTTCCCGGCCTCGGAGATCATCGAAGCGCAGTGGGTGGCTGAGCGGCGAGGGCTGGCACGCTTTCGCACCGAGCAGCCACCCTATTCGATCCTCAACCGCAGCATTGAACGAGAGGTTTTGCCGATTTGCGAAAGGTACGGGATGGGCGCCTTGGTATGGAGTCCGCTTGCGAAGGGCATGCTCACCGGGCGCTATCGCAAAGGACAGCCGCTGCCCGAGAGCTTGCGCGTCAAAGTTTTCCGCGAACAAATGGCCGACGAACGCAACCTCGATGCGGTCGAACGACTCATCCCTATCGCGGAGGCGGCGGGGCTATCGCTGACGCACATGGCGATGGCGTTTGTAATGGCGCATCCCGGTGTAACGTCAGCGATCCTTGGTCCGCGAACCGAACAGCAACTGGACGATCTGCTCGCCGGGGCAGAGGTTGTCCTGAGCGACGAAATCCTGAATCAAATCGATGACGTGGTTGCGCCCGGAACCGACGCCGGACCGATGGGCGCCGTCTATTCGCCGCCGGCGGTGACGCTGACCAGTCTGCGTCGTCGTCCTCTCGCCGAGCGTCGTGCCGCGTGA
- a CDS encoding SDR family oxidoreductase, which yields MQDKPVALVTGANQGIGLQIAKDLVAHGFTVLVGSRNPDRGEAAAKEVGPGAHALQLDVTDQASITAAAERVRREFGRLDVLIQNAAISNTSKQPDQSVEEYSKTARPSVVSLNEMRAVWDTNVFGVLAVYQAVLPLLRVTPGSRIVNVSSGVGSLTTNSDPAFAYRGIFGPVYPASKTALNALTLAMAIELEPDGIRVNAVSPGYTKTNLNGYSGTETVEDGAREAVRVALLGSDAPTGAFTGSGGRIIPW from the coding sequence ATGCAGGACAAACCCGTAGCCCTCGTAACCGGGGCCAACCAAGGCATTGGCCTCCAGATCGCCAAGGACCTCGTGGCGCACGGCTTCACGGTGCTAGTCGGGTCGCGCAACCCAGACCGCGGCGAAGCTGCGGCCAAGGAGGTCGGCCCCGGCGCGCATGCGCTCCAACTCGACGTCACCGATCAGGCATCGATCACCGCAGCAGCAGAGCGGGTCCGGAGAGAGTTCGGCCGTCTCGACGTGCTGATCCAGAACGCTGCCATCTCGAACACGAGCAAGCAGCCCGACCAGTCCGTTGAGGAGTACTCCAAGACGGCCCGCCCGAGCGTCGTGTCTCTCAATGAGATGCGCGCGGTGTGGGATACCAACGTCTTCGGCGTCCTCGCCGTCTACCAGGCGGTGCTGCCGCTCCTGCGTGTCACCCCGGGCTCGCGCATCGTCAATGTGTCGAGCGGGGTCGGGTCGCTGACCACCAACTCGGACCCGGCCTTCGCCTATCGCGGAATCTTCGGCCCCGTCTACCCGGCGTCCAAGACCGCGCTCAACGCCCTGACGCTGGCCATGGCGATCGAACTGGAGCCCGATGGGATCAGGGTCAACGCGGTCTCCCCAGGATACACGAAGACCAACCTCAACGGATATTCGGGCACGGAGACCGTAGAGGACGGCGCTCGCGAAGCAGTGCGCGTGGCGCTGCTCGGCTCGGACGCGCCGACGGGCGCGTTCACGGGTTCGGGAGGCAGAATCATCCCGTGGTGA
- a CDS encoding TetR/AcrR family transcriptional regulator, which translates to MFRINMDHCSVLQGGLVVEQPEDHHVGARASGKPERRVRADAQRSLDALLLAAKEVFATSGVDAPVREIADKAGVGLGTLYRHFPQRADLIAAVFRREIDACADMAPLLAKSHPPFDALATWMQRYAAFVGTKRGLAQALHSGDPAFDSLPGYFDQRLRPALRKLLDAAVATGGVRTDVDADELLGAVASLCMSSHNAGSGRAERMVALLVDGLRYGAGT; encoded by the coding sequence ATGTTCCGCATTAATATGGATCATTGTTCCGTTTTGCAAGGGGGCCTCGTGGTCGAGCAACCAGAAGATCATCATGTCGGCGCCCGAGCGTCGGGCAAACCGGAGCGTCGGGTGCGCGCCGATGCGCAGCGCAGCCTCGACGCTCTGCTGCTTGCGGCCAAAGAGGTATTTGCAACCTCGGGAGTCGATGCGCCGGTGCGGGAGATTGCGGATAAGGCCGGAGTTGGCCTCGGCACCCTCTACCGGCATTTCCCGCAGCGTGCCGATCTGATCGCCGCCGTTTTCCGTCGCGAAATAGACGCCTGCGCAGACATGGCGCCTTTACTTGCGAAGTCGCATCCGCCTTTCGATGCGCTGGCGACTTGGATGCAGCGATATGCCGCGTTTGTCGGAACCAAACGCGGGCTTGCCCAAGCTCTGCACTCCGGCGATCCGGCGTTCGACAGCCTGCCCGGTTATTTTGATCAACGTCTGCGGCCCGCGCTCCGCAAGCTTCTTGACGCCGCGGTCGCCACCGGCGGGGTCCGCACCGATGTCGACGCAGACGAACTTCTCGGCGCGGTGGCAAGCTTATGTATGTCGTCTCACAACGCCGGTTCCGGCCGGGCGGAACGCATGGTCGCACTTCTCGTCGATGGGCTCCGCTACGGAGCGGGCACCTAA
- the trbB gene encoding P-type conjugative transfer ATPase TrbB: MLRTALGPAIARFLEDPTIVEVMLNPDGRLWVDRLSEGLSDTGELLSPSDGERIIRLVAHHVGAEVHPGAPRVSAELPETGERFEGLLPPVVSAPAFAIRKPAVAVFTLDDYVAAGIMAAAQAETLRHAVADRRNILVAGGTSTGKTTLTNALLAEVSKTSDRVVLIEDTRELQCAAPNLVAMRTKDGVASLSDLVRSSLRLRPDRIPIGEVRGAEALDLLKAWGTGHPGGVGTIHAGTAIGALRRMEQLIQEAVVTVPRALIAETIDLVAVLSGRGASRRLSELARIEGLGPDGDYRVTPASQPLTGDPS, from the coding sequence ATGCTGCGGACGGCCCTCGGGCCGGCGATCGCCCGTTTTCTCGAAGACCCCACGATCGTCGAGGTGATGCTCAACCCCGATGGGCGGCTCTGGGTCGACCGGCTCTCCGAAGGGCTTTCCGACACAGGTGAGTTGCTGTCGCCTTCGGACGGCGAGCGGATCATCCGTCTGGTCGCCCATCATGTCGGCGCCGAGGTTCATCCCGGCGCGCCGCGTGTCTCGGCCGAGTTGCCCGAGACGGGGGAGCGGTTCGAGGGGCTGTTGCCTCCCGTGGTGTCCGCGCCTGCCTTCGCGATCCGCAAGCCCGCCGTCGCCGTGTTCACGCTCGACGATTACGTCGCCGCCGGGATCATGGCCGCAGCTCAGGCCGAGACCTTGCGCCATGCCGTCGCCGACCGGCGCAACATCCTCGTTGCCGGCGGCACTTCGACCGGCAAGACCACGCTCACAAACGCGCTGCTCGCGGAAGTCTCGAAAACCTCGGACCGCGTCGTCCTCATCGAGGACACGCGCGAGCTGCAATGCGCCGCGCCCAATCTGGTCGCGATGCGGACGAAAGACGGCGTCGCCTCGCTCTCCGATCTAGTCCGTTCCTCGCTCCGCCTGCGCCCCGACCGCATCCCGATCGGCGAGGTGCGCGGGGCCGAGGCGCTCGATCTGCTGAAGGCCTGGGGCACCGGACACCCCGGCGGCGTCGGAACGATCCACGCCGGCACCGCCATCGGCGCGCTACGTCGCATGGAGCAACTCATCCAGGAAGCCGTCGTCACCGTTCCGCGCGCGCTGATCGCCGAGACGATCGACCTGGTCGCCGTGCTGTCCGGTCGCGGCGCGTCGCGCCGCCTCTCCGAACTCGCCCGCATCGAGGGTCTCGGCCCCGACGGCGACTACCGCGTCACCCCCGCTAGCCAGCCCCTCACAGGAGACCCGTCATGA